The following coding sequences are from one Ammospiza nelsoni isolate bAmmNel1 chromosome 5, bAmmNel1.pri, whole genome shotgun sequence window:
- the LOC132073044 gene encoding acrosin-like, translated as MERSRRRLWEAASGTRPGTAPAGARGWQRLRGDIPEPSVTRSPPRTAPGPAALPAPSREVALPWHGWHRAVVTVPATRTVPRFQRWFSVMSLWPAGSRGDSSALPLPPTALALPLAMAPTALLWLLVLLALAGPVWGTWDTCRGTCGLRPMAFDHSSVAAEYSQDDYDSLDSSDGTAQYTVASAGVHPGAWPGVISVQATWDNGTWHMCSGALIHPQWVLTVAHCFAHAGDISRWEVVIGATDLSQPGPEAQLRHIKTLLVHQYYEPRTARNNIALLELDQPVECSDYIQLGCVPDSSLAVSNLKTCYIAGWRATPDSAPNPRLVLQEAKVRLIDVQLCNSSRWYGGAVHPQDLCAGYPRGGIDTCQGDFGGPLVCKDNTGDYFWLVGLTSWGKGCAGAKRPGVFTSTQQFHTWIQVQMGLLPPEADTPPPEPIPSPEEEPDADLEDEMNPNPDDSEDYSKVSFQQQILGKFLNLLLELLQFLKGEKA; from the exons ATGGAGCGGAGCAGACGCCGCCTGTGGGAAGCGGCGTCGGGAACGCGCCCGGGGACGGCTCCAGCTGGCGCCCGCGGGTGGCAGCGGCTGCGCGGGGACATCCCGGAGCCATCTGTCACCCGCAGCCCGCCCAGaaccgcccccggccccgcagcgctCC CCGCCCCCTCCCGGGaggtggccctgccctggcacggGTGGCACCGCGCCGTCGTTACGGTCCCTGCCACCCGCACCGTTCCAAGGTTCCAGCGCTGGTTCTCTGTGATGTCACTCTggcctgctggcagcagaggtgACAGCTCCGCTCTGCCTCTGCCACCTACTGCGCTGGCTCTGCCACTTGCGATGGCGCCGACGgctttgctgtggctgctcgtgctgctggccctggctggTCCCGTGTGGGGcacctgggacacctgcag GGGCACCTGCGGGCTCCGGCCCATGGCGTTCGACCACAGCTCCGTGGCTGCTGAGTATTCTCAGGACGACTACGACTCCTTGGATTCTTCCGATGGCACCGCCCAGTACACGGTTGCATCTGCTGGAGTCCACCCGGGGGCCTGGCCTGGGGTCATCAGCGTCCAGGCCACCTGGGACAATGGCACGTGGCACATGTGCTCGGGAGCACTCATCCACCCCCAGTGGGTGCTCACTGTGGCTCACTGCTTTGCCCATGCTGG agaCATCTCCAGGTGGGAGGTGGTGATTGGGGCCACAGATCTGAGCCAGCCGGGCCCCGAGGCCCAGCTGCGCCACATCAAGACCCTGCTGGTGCACCAGTACTACGAACCCCGCACGGCCCGGAACAACAttgccctgctggagctggaccAGCCCGTGGAGTGCAGCGACTACatccagctgggctgtgtgcccGACAgctccctggcagtgtccaacCTCAAAACCTGCTACATCGCGGGCTGGAGAGCCACTCCGGACAGCG cccccaACCCACGCCTGGTGCTACAGGAGGCCAAGGTGCGGCTCATCGACGTCCAGCTGTGCAACAGCAGCCGCTGGTACGGGGGGGCCGTGCACCCCCAGGACCTGTGTGCAGGGTACCCGCGGGGCGGCATCGACACCTgccag GGGGACTTTGGGGGTCCCCTGGTCTGCAAGGACAACACCGGTGACTACTTCTGGCTGGTGGGCCTGACCAGCTGGGGTAAGGGCTGTGCGGGGGCCAAGCGGCCCGGGGTGTTCACGTCCACGCAGCAGTTCCACACCTGGATCCAGGTGCAGATGGGGCTGCTCCCGCCTGAAGCTGACACTCCTCCGCCCGAGCCCATCCCGAGCCCGGAGGAAGAGCCCGACGCTGACCTGGAGGATGAGATGAATCCCAATCCGGATGACTCGGAGGACTACTCGAAGGTTTCATTCCAACAACAGATCCTGGGGAAATTCCTGaacctgctgctggagctcctgcagtTCCTGAAGGGAGAGAAAGCCTGA